CCTATAATTTTGCCTACAAGCATACAAGTAGTATACACTCTGCAAAAATGCATGGGTATGCAATGCATACCCAGGCATTAGGCTGGCTCCGCCTCTGGATAGAGGGGCAAGGACGGTGGCCCGCCTTCGACTCGTTCTAGTGCTTGTTGCCGTCGCTAGGTGGTTCAAGTACCtatttgttatttttattacttttagGACACTTTGTACCGTTGTTGGTGATTATTAATAGATCTCTGGtcctttttgcaaaaaaggaACTTGGTAGCGCTGGCCATTTGAAGAAGCGGTAGTTTCTGCACCCTGCTGCTCACCCAAATATTGTTTTCCAATACCAAACAAAAACCAATgtactattttctttttgatatCTCTCTAGGCATAGAGGTTactgaaagggcatttcgatccctaatgagttttTTGTGTTAATGATAACATAATATGAGGATGCTAAATGTTTTCAAAAATTATATAAAATCAAGCAAagcggttcgttgccctcaaaagAAAGAAGCGTAGAAAAATTTACgactttttatttatattgagtcgtaggacaaTCCGTACTATAAATAGGGAGTCCATCTGGGAGgcttgggtgaatcaatttcacgtacacacaaccaccaaattgcacccaccaaATAGCCTCACTCTCATCAGTGAAGATTAGCTAAAACCTATTCTTGAACCAAAGGGTTCTGCCTGTTTTCTGTCCAGAGCGGTAGTACCGGCCTGCCTAGGCCGGTAGTACCATCCGTGGTAGTACCGCCTCGGTACCGCTCCAGTGCTATGGGTAGTAAAACGCTACTGTCATATAGCAGTACTGTCATGGTACCGGAGCAGTACTACCGCTCGCGGCAGAAATTGCACATAACGGGTAGAAATCGGGGATCTCTATAAAAGGGagtcttcgtccccaacggttcTAAGCCCAACATTGCTAAGTGTTCTTCACCTCCATAAGCTTAAAATCTCGAGATCTCTTTCCCTAGTGCTTCCCCCTAGCTAATACTTTAaggaagggttgagaagagctcgatctagggtttcaccaaatcaaaagttgattctcctcgttttccttggtggattttgttattCTTGAGAATTTGGGATCactagccggaaggtgtctcttcaaggcctacaatcttgtgaggaggtgcttgaggattcgggaaggagcctccaattaagttgtggattTGTGCCGTTTTtcttgtttgtaaaggttcgtCGTTCGCCTTCAAAAAAACGATTAGTGGTGCTCACCTctcctttgtggtgttgtgagaggagaatagagtgagcctttgtgacgtctctacctttgtggtaaaGCACTTCTCCAAACGGAAATGTACACCTGCCCaaaaggtggaactccggagtaaatcttcgtctcccatgtggtatcattcttgtccttttatttatttgttttacttcattgtCTATCCTTTGCTTCGGctagtgcttcggctattgcacttcattctagggttgcattttttttagagaatctagtaaaCCCTAAGTTTAAGTGTATcttttaagaaaagaaaaaaaaccgtaaaatttgttagtcgtcTATTCACActccccctctagtcgaccataccgatctttcggTTACAAGAGTAAttacattaaaaaaatcatggtgCAGTAACGGTTCTTTTGAACCGGCCTCTGAATGGACCACAAAATCTCTTCAACTATTTATTTCTAGATTTTGAATTGACACCCATCTTTTAATGCGATGAGCTACCTCGAAAACaactatttattttctatatCTCGAATTGATTTCTTGCCGCATGACAAATATGattacaaataaaatataagaAACAGACAAATAATCTATCCTGCCCTCTGCCTTACCATTTATCACCCTTTCTCATGTAATCCATAGAGATATGCATATGGACCTGTATAAACACCATCTCAATTGTACACATCTTCTCGTTCTTCATAGGTCAGGGAATCAGACGGAAAGCAGGCTCTGAAGTATTACTGAAGAGTAGAGTACGAGGTAGATAGGTACGTGGCCACAAATGGAGAAGGGCTCGTCCGTTCCCGAAGGTTACCCCGTGGGAATGAGAGTCCTCGCCATGGATGACGACCCTACTGGGCTCTCGAAGCTGGAGAAAATGCTTCGGAGCTGCGACTACCAAGGTTCCCATATTCACTTCACTagcttattttcttttctttgagtgGAAATGCAAGCGCCTCGCCTTGTACCGTCCCTTTTGCCTACATATATCTGCGTGCGTGCAGTGACAACCAAGGCGTCGGCGGTAGAAGATGTGCGAGAGCTGCTTGACAACCCGATGGGGTTTGACCTTGTCATGACCATTGTGCACACGAAGGCTCGTGGAATTGACGGCTTCGACATCCTCAAACAAGTCAAGAATCGGCTCCCGGTCATCTGTTAAGTCGTGTATACATGCGGCAGTAGTTTGCCGTCGTTGCTtgtctgcatgcatgtgcgtTTTTTCTAAGTTCTGACTAATTATTatctgcatgcatatatgtagtGTTCTCCGACGAGTATGACCCAGAGATGTCAAAGAGGGGGATCTTGGGAGGCGCGTGTGACTTCATGCTCAAACCCCTACAGATTAAGGAGATCAGCCTCATCTGGCAGCATGTTGTGCGGCGTAGGCTCTTTGCAGGTTGCAGTGCTAACACTGATGTGGAAAGTTCAGTTGACTCCAACGACGACCCTGATGATAACTAGCTGGAATGATAGGGGAGGATCAAGATACCAAAGTTCCGTTCGCGGCCACCGCTTCATGGATCATTTATTAAAGTTATTGGCAGgtcaacaaaataaaagatgagatacgggtgtgtttggttcttcTGTACTTTTGTGcttttgctgtcaaaaaacaaaagacaaaCCAAATGGGTGTTCATCACAGCAAAAAGCAAATAGCTTTCCGCAGTGCAAATTGTGAAGTAGTTATTTACCTACAGCCACCCATAGGTCGTAACGGTTCGCGTGTTGTTATCACTTACCACATCCAATCCTCAAGCGAAGCAGCggaggcgccgccgacccgctCTCCCGAGTCCGGCGACCCTCTCCTgccttcccccccccccccccccctcctccccccacATGCGGGAAGACCCTGACTTGCAGCCGCGGGCTCGATTGTGCCGCAACCCACGCCACGCCCGGTgttcgtaccagtggcccgcGGGATCCCACAGATACGGGACGTTTGGGTCGCGAGTAACGACGTTTGGGTCGCGAGTAACGAAGCCGCGTCAGGTTGGTCTCTTGGGAAGGATAGACCCGGGAAGCCCGCCCCAAAGAGACAGTCATTGGCAAAGACAAAGCCGAGAAGTAGAACAGGAAAAGCGCCCGCTTCGGTGGGTACCCAGGAATTCTGGTCCCGGGAAGAGAAAGGCACGCTGCCCCGGCAACTGGCTGGGtgcacttgccgggaaggggctcccGGCCATCCGTGCTGGGGCATGCAAACGGGGCCCGCAGAatagtgaagacaggacgagacagcggacgcagtgcatttaatgcaccgacaggagtcacatcggcatgGCTAGTTTTGCTCAGCAagtctagagcggctaccctataat
The Brachypodium distachyon strain Bd21 chromosome 2, Brachypodium_distachyon_v3.0, whole genome shotgun sequence genome window above contains:
- the LOC104583164 gene encoding two-component response regulator ARR11 — protein: MEKGSSVPEGYPVGMRVLAMDDDPTGLSKLEKMLRSCDYQVTTKASAVEDVRELLDNPMGFDLVMTIVHTKARGIDGFDILKQVKNRLPVILFSDEYDPEMSKRGILGGACDFMLKPLQIKEISLIWQHVVRRRLFAGCSANTDVESSVDSNDDPDDN